CTTTTAACCACCATGCTTTTTCAGGATCATAATATAACCATATCCATAACAGAAGCCAGATAAATCCTAATGATCCTAAGATAATAAAAGAAAATTGCCAAGGGAATTGTTCCAGTAAATAAGAGGCTGCTAAAATACCTATAGCTGGTCCCAATAAGGTACCGCTATTAAAGATAGCAGTAACTAATCCGCGTTCTCTAACAGGAATCCAGTCACTAATAACCTTATTACAGGTAGGAAAAGCCGGAGATTCGCCAATTCCCAACATGAGCCGCAAAACAATCAGCATAGCTAATCCAGTTGCAAAGCCAGTTAAGACCGCAGCTAATGACCAGACAAATAACGCAAAAGTGTTCATTTTTCTTGCACCAAATTTGTCCGCCATCATTCCCATAGGAATAACCAGTGGCACATATGCTAACAAAAATATGGATTGCAAAGTTCCCATTTGACCCGCACTAAGGTTAAATGTTTCCATTAACACGGGAGTTGCTACTGAAAGGTTCACTCTATCAATATAATTGATAGATAAATACCCTAGTAATAATATGGCAATAATCCATCTTCGATTCATACTTTTCACCTCTTAGTCATTTAAGTATTGGCTTACTCTTCATCAATAGCTTCTAATGGCTTATTCCGAGTTTCTATGCCAAATATCGCAATAACTATCGCAATAAACGTCATCATGGCAAAAATAAATAGAAAAACTGCAGTTGCGCCCATTTCAGTCAGAAGCCACGCAATAAGCATAGGGGTAAATACAGATACAAAACGTCCCAATCCACTCGAAAAACCAACACCTCGAAGCCGGGCTTCTGTCGGAAAAATTTCTCCAGAATAAACAAACATTGTTGTTACCGAGTAAAAATACAATAAAACAATCATCAAAAAGCCGATGCTCATTATCATAAAATCAGTTCTTTGCAAAGAATAAATATATCCCAAAACACCAATCGCAAAAGCCATAATAGCTAACGTTCGTCTTCTTGGCAGTTTATCTGCAAAAATAGGAACTAATAACGCTCCTACTGGTGCCCCTATCATAATCACGACGGACATTGCAAATGATTTAGTAATACTAATTCCTTCGCTAACAAAAATAGTAGGAATCCAGTTTACAATAGTATAAATAGCTACATTCATTCCAATCAATGCAGCACTCAATGTAATGGTACGACGAATAATTTTTTTACTAAAAATATATGCATATGGAACCTTACGAACCTTTTCTTCTATAACCTCTGACAGAACTGGCTCTAATTTTATATTTTTTTCCTTTTCCACTTCCCGTTCAATAGCTGAAACTAATTTATCAGCTTTATCAATTAATCCTTGAGACGCACACCATCTAGGAGACTCAGGCATATACTTAAATACTGCTAACCACACCAACAATGCACATACACCTATTCCCGCAAACAGGACCCTCCATCCAAAAACCGGAATGATAAGAAGAGAAAACAACATCGCAATAGGCGGAGCTACATTCCCAATAAACCCGACAATTCCTGAATATCGTCCTCTATGTTGAGGCTGAAAAAATTCCGGCAAGGTTCCTGTCGCTGCGGCTTGTTGCGCTCCAAGTCCAAATCCCATAATTCCGCGTAATATAATTAATTGGGTCATATTGACAACAAATGCAGAAAAAATAGATGCCAATCCGAAAATCAAAAAGTTAAATAAAAATGCTTTTCGCCTTCCAAATCTATCGCCGACAATGCCTGCCAATAACGCACCTATTAGCATGCCGCCGCTAGTTGCTGAGATAAAAGCACCGTTTAGAGCATTGTTAGACCATCCGTCAGCAATTAACACCGCCAATATAGAGCTTCCTGCATAGATATCTAACGTATCACATAACACGCCTGCGCCTAAAATTGCTATGATTTTTTTATGCCATTTAGACGCGGGTAAGCGATCCATTCTTGCCGCTATTGTTCCTAAGGTTTGCCCAGACA
This region of Megasphaera stantonii genomic DNA includes:
- a CDS encoding MFS transporter, whose protein sequence is MSGQTLGTIAARMDRLPASKWHKKIIAILGAGVLCDTLDIYAGSSILAVLIADGWSNNALNGAFISATSGGMLIGALLAGIVGDRFGRRKAFLFNFLIFGLASIFSAFVVNMTQLIILRGIMGFGLGAQQAAATGTLPEFFQPQHRGRYSGIVGFIGNVAPPIAMLFSLLIIPVFGWRVLFAGIGVCALLVWLAVFKYMPESPRWCASQGLIDKADKLVSAIEREVEKEKNIKLEPVLSEVIEEKVRKVPYAYIFSKKIIRRTITLSAALIGMNVAIYTIVNWIPTIFVSEGISITKSFAMSVVIMIGAPVGALLVPIFADKLPRRRTLAIMAFAIGVLGYIYSLQRTDFMIMSIGFLMIVLLYFYSVTTMFVYSGEIFPTEARLRGVGFSSGLGRFVSVFTPMLIAWLLTEMGATAVFLFIFAMMTFIAIVIAIFGIETRNKPLEAIDEE